The following proteins are co-located in the Myxococcus guangdongensis genome:
- a CDS encoding endonuclease/exonuclease/phosphatase family protein, producing MKVPEVLEHLPGVGPLLGRMATPIDEPHPRRDSTLVLATLDALKLPSTERQLGDGRAIIIRHPEPRPTTGPGLTVMTYNILLGGQRRAALLAYFDELEAEGRMPDVIGLQEANVPISVLLASRYGFHLTYHGSDGLNGTRLVNGKAFLTRHPLADAAHFTYVISDAERAAAIQRRGGDPCEIPEDRGALMVRLEVAGLPVVLYNVHHTLGDSGINAHNMRQLNLLVRHREVPHAVALGDFNANTAIKTGGSWLMAHLRTYDDTDTVEEYAVRYGEPNASVGDRGVGNIADPRLRHELHMLEQGLPETIAHAAVTRVRLPGGAMMTPKQACAELRSGKVQRGSEHWLRLQDIADSATLTSLPDESGVVPATGKRFDNFYASPELEPVLFEVDRSTESSDHQPVVAHYTPRPAKSQNGKPVPPKGS from the coding sequence ATGAAGGTGCCCGAGGTCCTGGAGCACCTGCCCGGCGTGGGCCCCCTGCTCGGCCGGATGGCCACCCCGATTGATGAGCCGCATCCGCGGAGGGACTCGACGCTCGTCCTGGCGACGCTCGATGCCCTCAAGCTGCCCTCCACGGAGCGCCAGCTGGGCGACGGGCGCGCCATCATCATCCGTCACCCGGAGCCCCGCCCCACCACGGGCCCGGGGCTCACGGTGATGACGTACAACATCCTGCTCGGGGGCCAGCGCCGCGCCGCGCTGCTGGCGTACTTCGACGAGCTGGAGGCCGAGGGCCGCATGCCCGACGTCATCGGGTTGCAGGAGGCCAACGTCCCCATCTCCGTGCTGCTGGCGTCGCGCTACGGCTTCCACCTGACGTACCACGGCAGCGACGGGCTCAACGGCACGCGGCTGGTCAACGGCAAGGCCTTCCTCACCCGGCATCCGCTCGCGGACGCGGCCCACTTCACCTACGTCATCTCCGACGCCGAGCGCGCCGCCGCCATCCAGCGCCGAGGCGGAGACCCGTGTGAGATTCCCGAGGACCGGGGCGCGCTCATGGTCCGGCTGGAGGTCGCGGGGCTGCCCGTCGTCCTCTACAACGTGCACCACACGTTGGGGGACTCCGGCATCAACGCGCACAACATGCGGCAGCTGAATCTGTTGGTGCGTCACCGGGAGGTGCCCCACGCGGTGGCCCTGGGTGACTTCAACGCCAACACCGCCATCAAGACGGGCGGCTCCTGGCTGATGGCGCACCTGAGGACCTACGACGACACGGACACGGTGGAGGAGTACGCCGTGCGCTACGGCGAGCCGAACGCGAGCGTGGGCGACAGGGGCGTGGGCAACATCGCGGACCCGCGACTGCGGCACGAGCTGCACATGCTCGAGCAGGGGTTGCCGGAGACGATTGCCCACGCGGCCGTGACGCGGGTGCGCCTGCCCGGCGGAGCGATGATGACGCCGAAGCAGGCGTGCGCGGAGCTGCGCTCGGGGAAGGTGCAGCGCGGCAGCGAGCACTGGCTGCGACTGCAGGACATCGCGGACAGCGCGACGCTCACGTCCCTACCGGACGAGTCCGGCGTGGTGCCCGCCACGGGCAAGCGCTTCGACAACTTCTATGCGAGCCCGGAGCTGGAGCCCGTCCTCTTCGAGGTGGACCGGAGCACGGAGTCCTCGGACCACCAGCCCGTCGTGGCGCACTACACGCCGCGTCCGGCGAAGAGCCAGAATGGGAAGCCGGTGCCCCCGAAGGGCTCGTAA
- a CDS encoding DUF4336 domain-containing protein, translating to MTSGTGERADEQGAWSHGIRPYAPLCTLKPVAEGLWCVDGPVIEMKVGPITLPFPTRMVIIRLRSGGLWLWSPIAPTPELFAEVDALGPVEHLVSPNRLHYVSIAAWKARYARATAWASPGVRERARSQKLEAPFDADLADGAPEAWAGDIDQLIFRGSRYIEEVVFFHRGASTLLVADMVLALEHERVQPRLRWMLTLGGAMWPGQTPREVQLTTWGRKADARACYQRMLAWRPQRVVVGHGRSYLDEALPQLERAFGWLR from the coding sequence ATGACCTCGGGAACGGGCGAGCGAGCCGACGAGCAGGGGGCGTGGTCCCACGGAATCCGGCCCTATGCGCCGCTGTGCACGCTCAAGCCGGTGGCGGAGGGGCTCTGGTGCGTGGACGGGCCCGTCATCGAGATGAAGGTGGGGCCCATCACCCTGCCCTTCCCCACGCGCATGGTCATCATCCGCCTGCGCTCGGGAGGACTCTGGCTGTGGTCTCCCATCGCCCCCACGCCCGAGCTGTTCGCGGAGGTCGACGCGCTCGGCCCCGTCGAGCACCTGGTCTCGCCCAACCGGCTCCACTACGTCTCCATCGCGGCGTGGAAGGCGCGCTACGCCCGCGCGACGGCCTGGGCGTCACCGGGGGTTCGTGAGCGAGCGCGCTCGCAGAAGCTCGAGGCCCCGTTCGACGCGGACCTGGCCGACGGCGCGCCGGAGGCCTGGGCGGGGGACATCGACCAGCTCATCTTCCGAGGCAGCCGCTACATCGAAGAGGTCGTGTTCTTCCACCGTGGCGCGTCGACGCTGCTCGTCGCGGACATGGTCCTCGCGCTGGAGCACGAGCGCGTCCAGCCGCGCTTGCGCTGGATGCTCACGCTGGGCGGAGCCATGTGGCCGGGCCAGACGCCCCGGGAGGTCCAGCTCACCACCTGGGGACGCAAGGCCGACGCGCGGGCCTGCTACCAGCGCATGCTCGCGTGGCGGCCCCAGCGCGTCGTGGTGGGTCATGGGCGCAGCTATCTCGATGAGGCTTTGCCCCAGCTCGAGCGCGCCTTCGGTTGGCTTCGCTGA
- a CDS encoding tetratricopeptide repeat protein, with protein MMRWRLLLMCLFGMTACATTPTAPPARPSCEPGALLPCAEWGEKLLREGDRYRATEAFAKACEEGNLSACMTEGELRKEAGDYNGAERPLRKVYDTGQESAAIALAEVHEARGNPTDLQLAAGYRHEALALNKPDTEFVFALRVTTEAGAATELSFNLQPMAFNDRRLGFGLNTVLGPPDLFELNVFGAYQHYVSSWFVPYARMMMGARSVPGGSGLNVGGEAGAKVAWEDIGHINVATGVSMASGGYFSVGLGLNGLIVLALLLQVR; from the coding sequence ATGATGCGGTGGCGGCTGCTGCTGATGTGTCTCTTCGGGATGACTGCGTGCGCGACGACACCGACGGCCCCTCCGGCGCGCCCCTCGTGCGAGCCGGGGGCGTTGCTGCCTTGCGCGGAGTGGGGCGAGAAGCTCCTGCGCGAGGGAGACCGCTATCGCGCCACCGAGGCCTTCGCCAAGGCCTGTGAGGAAGGCAACCTGTCCGCGTGCATGACGGAGGGCGAGCTGCGCAAGGAGGCCGGTGACTACAACGGCGCCGAGCGTCCCCTGCGCAAGGTCTACGACACGGGGCAGGAGTCCGCGGCCATCGCGCTGGCGGAGGTGCACGAGGCCCGCGGCAACCCGACGGACCTCCAGCTCGCGGCGGGCTACCGCCACGAGGCCCTCGCGCTGAACAAGCCGGACACGGAGTTCGTCTTCGCCCTCCGCGTGACGACCGAGGCGGGCGCCGCGACGGAGCTGTCCTTCAACCTGCAGCCCATGGCCTTCAATGACCGTCGCCTGGGCTTCGGTCTGAACACCGTCCTGGGCCCTCCCGACCTCTTCGAACTCAACGTCTTCGGCGCCTACCAGCACTATGTGTCGTCCTGGTTCGTCCCCTACGCGCGGATGATGATGGGCGCTCGCTCGGTGCCCGGGGGCAGCGGGCTGAACGTCGGCGGCGAGGCCGGGGCCAAGGTGGCCTGGGAGGACATCGGCCACATCAACGTGGCCACGGGCGTCTCCATGGCCAGCGGTGGTTACTTCTCCGTGGGCCTGGGCCTCAATGGCCTCATCGTCCTCGCGCTCCTCTTGCAGGTCCGCTGA
- a CDS encoding class I SAM-dependent methyltransferase gives MNDTVTARALVPRLHLFEFIDQDWFPRALRDLATDYLHTVSSRLGLFDGAADVLARGLEASGSDALLDLGSGGRGPLPRLKRLLAEKHGVDPRVLLSDKYPNTQAAERARREGVTYLERSVDALKVPSDLRGMRTLFSALHHFRPEEARQVLADAQARGVPIAAFETVRRTPAGVLSMLLVPVLVLLFTPWVRPVTPLRLVLTYVVPVAPLLIFWDGLVSALRVHHPRELAAMTDALAKDGYTWEVGEVKAPGKATLSYVLGMPTT, from the coding sequence ATGAACGACACCGTCACCGCTCGCGCCTTGGTGCCCCGGCTGCACCTCTTCGAGTTCATCGACCAGGACTGGTTCCCTCGCGCCCTGAGGGACCTGGCGACCGACTATCTGCACACCGTCAGCTCGCGGCTGGGCCTCTTCGACGGCGCCGCGGACGTGCTCGCGCGCGGCCTGGAGGCGTCCGGGAGCGACGCGCTGTTGGACCTGGGCTCGGGGGGACGCGGGCCCCTGCCCCGGCTCAAGCGCCTGCTCGCGGAGAAACACGGCGTGGACCCACGCGTGCTCCTGTCGGACAAGTACCCCAACACCCAGGCCGCCGAGCGGGCGCGGCGCGAGGGCGTCACCTACCTGGAGCGCTCGGTGGACGCGCTGAAGGTGCCGTCGGACCTGCGCGGCATGCGGACGTTGTTCAGCGCGCTGCACCACTTCCGCCCCGAGGAGGCCCGGCAGGTGCTCGCGGACGCGCAGGCGAGAGGAGTCCCCATCGCCGCGTTCGAGACGGTGCGGCGCACACCCGCGGGGGTGCTCTCCATGCTGCTGGTGCCCGTGCTGGTGCTGCTGTTCACGCCGTGGGTGCGGCCGGTGACGCCGCTGCGCCTGGTGCTCACGTACGTGGTGCCGGTGGCGCCGCTGCTCATCTTCTGGGACGGGCTGGTGTCGGCGCTGCGGGTGCACCATCCCCGCGAGCTCGCGGCGATGACCGACGCCCTGGCGAAGGACGGCTACACGTGGGAGGTCGGCGAGGTGAAGGCGCCGGGCAAGGCGACCCTCTCCTACGTGCTGGGGATGCCCACGACGTGA
- a CDS encoding AraC family transcriptional regulator, with product MPSLSARLARQALRIASRLGLPVETLLQRAVGLRLEDLDDPELRVPYAVLDDLLEQMASLSGDANLGLHLARVDMVDLDDPATFVVLTSATLRDSMERGVRYQRVWGDGERFRMEDTERGVRMRFTPVGAWRPAHRHLVEAALSQFVTGVRAFTGEDVHPLRVRFVHPAPKDVSEHQALFQAPLEFDAPFSDIEFSHEDASRPFVHADTLLHAMFERLAQRALEKLPALSTTADRVREHVRQALSGGDASFQAVARALRVPPRTLQRRLAEEGQSYAGIVDTLRRELSGIYLRRRMSIAEVSFLLGYAEPAAFHRAFKRWWGQSPERFRREQQGSSSS from the coding sequence GTGCCGTCACTCTCCGCCCGACTGGCGCGCCAGGCCCTGCGCATCGCGAGCAGGCTCGGGCTGCCCGTGGAGACGCTCCTCCAGCGCGCGGTGGGCCTGCGCCTGGAGGACCTGGACGACCCGGAGCTGCGTGTCCCCTACGCGGTCCTCGACGACCTGCTGGAGCAGATGGCGTCCTTGTCCGGTGACGCCAACCTGGGCCTGCACCTCGCCCGTGTGGACATGGTGGACCTGGACGACCCGGCCACCTTCGTGGTGCTCACCAGCGCCACGCTGCGCGACTCGATGGAGCGTGGCGTGCGCTACCAGCGCGTGTGGGGCGACGGCGAGCGCTTCCGGATGGAGGACACCGAGCGCGGCGTGCGCATGCGCTTCACCCCCGTGGGCGCGTGGCGGCCCGCGCACCGTCACCTGGTGGAGGCCGCGCTGAGCCAGTTCGTCACCGGCGTTCGCGCCTTCACCGGCGAGGACGTGCACCCGTTGCGCGTGCGCTTCGTCCACCCGGCACCCAAGGACGTGTCCGAGCACCAGGCCCTGTTCCAGGCGCCGCTGGAGTTCGACGCGCCCTTCAGCGACATCGAGTTCTCCCACGAGGACGCCAGCCGCCCCTTCGTCCACGCCGACACGCTGCTGCACGCCATGTTCGAGCGGCTGGCCCAACGCGCCCTGGAGAAGCTCCCGGCACTGAGCACCACGGCGGACCGCGTGCGCGAGCACGTGCGCCAGGCCCTCTCGGGTGGGGACGCGTCCTTCCAGGCCGTGGCCCGGGCGCTGCGCGTCCCACCCCGCACCCTCCAGCGGCGTCTGGCCGAGGAGGGCCAGTCATACGCGGGCATCGTCGACACACTGCGACGTGAGCTGTCTGGCATCTACCTGCGACGTCGGATGTCCATCGCCGAGGTCTCCTTCCTGCTGGGCTACGCCGAGCCCGCGGCCTTCCACCGCGCCTTCAAGCGCTGGTGGGGGCAGAGCCCCGAGCGCTTCCGCCGCGAGCAACAGGGCTCCTCTTCTTCCTGA
- a CDS encoding serine aminopeptidase domain-containing protein gives MPALTESPGFLTQGEDSLYYVHHRARAERRAAVLLAGPLGLERAHGYVVWVRWARYLAERGVEVLRLDYRGSGESTGRFDEMTFPRWEEDVRTGLEYLRAASPGVPVFVHGLRLGALLAARVFRTDAVNGLLMWEPPESGRAHLMEVLRRKVAADNLEGTGGTARSREDYVARLEAGQAVEVEGLPWSRALWRSAEGYELTLPEAHEARPWRVVHLDGRPAERFLAPGRSGSVRAPRPFFWTTSNRLLPELGELYADGMGFIAGGGARAEVRS, from the coding sequence ATGCCGGCTTTGACTGAGTCACCTGGGTTTCTGACCCAGGGCGAGGACTCGCTCTATTACGTCCACCATCGGGCTCGCGCGGAGCGGCGCGCGGCGGTGTTGCTCGCGGGGCCGTTGGGATTGGAGCGCGCGCATGGGTACGTGGTGTGGGTGCGGTGGGCCCGCTATCTGGCGGAGCGGGGCGTGGAGGTGCTGCGATTGGACTACCGGGGCTCGGGGGAGAGCACGGGCCGCTTCGACGAGATGACCTTCCCGCGCTGGGAGGAGGACGTGCGCACGGGCCTGGAGTACCTGCGCGCGGCGAGCCCCGGGGTGCCGGTGTTCGTGCATGGCCTGCGACTCGGCGCGTTGCTGGCGGCGCGGGTGTTCCGGACGGACGCGGTGAATGGGTTGTTGATGTGGGAGCCGCCGGAGTCGGGGCGGGCGCACCTGATGGAGGTGCTGCGCCGCAAGGTGGCGGCGGACAACCTGGAGGGGACGGGGGGCACGGCGCGCTCGCGTGAGGATTACGTGGCGCGGCTGGAGGCGGGGCAGGCGGTGGAGGTGGAGGGGTTGCCCTGGTCGCGGGCGCTGTGGCGCAGCGCGGAGGGCTACGAGCTGACATTGCCGGAGGCGCACGAGGCCCGGCCGTGGCGGGTGGTGCACCTGGATGGCAGGCCGGCGGAGCGGTTCCTCGCGCCGGGGCGCAGCGGCTCGGTGCGTGCGCCGCGGCCGTTCTTCTGGACCACCAGCAACCGGCTGCTGCCGGAGCTGGGGGAGTTGTACGCGGATGGCATGGGCTTCATCGCGGGCGGCGGGGCGCGCGCGGAGGTGCGGTCATGA
- a CDS encoding alpha/beta hydrolase family protein, which translates to MRELVQLDVKGHRLWGTYHPPAAGARRSVGVLFLNPGHVPRSGHGGLSVLAADRLAAKGFPCFRVDLPGLGDSAGALPETTAELYQHVCQGGFVEVASAVREELQRRFALRGLLMGGLCGAATTALYLADQEPEAVPGLFMFEPEFYLSEQEASAVGEGAVTEAPQGRLKRMTSKLFSYWGWMRMLTRENEYARLFKYVPFPRQKLLDLLMDWDSLPAVANVPLVRAWQRVVRRGQPVLVMTAEGKLRDVFFDRIHRSSLADLPHPNLSRVRLQGTNHIFTTGGAIEACVAELARWASVSFPESTAAPDGARPGLERVAG; encoded by the coding sequence ATGAGGGAGCTGGTGCAGTTGGACGTGAAGGGCCATCGGCTCTGGGGGACGTACCACCCGCCCGCGGCGGGCGCGCGGCGCTCGGTGGGGGTGCTCTTCCTGAATCCGGGGCATGTGCCGCGCTCGGGGCACGGTGGGTTGTCGGTGCTCGCGGCGGACCGGCTCGCGGCGAAGGGGTTCCCGTGCTTCCGCGTGGACCTGCCGGGGTTGGGGGACTCGGCGGGGGCGCTGCCGGAGACGACGGCGGAGCTGTACCAGCACGTGTGCCAGGGTGGCTTCGTGGAGGTCGCCAGCGCGGTGCGCGAGGAGCTGCAGCGCCGGTTCGCGTTGCGCGGTCTGTTGATGGGCGGGCTGTGTGGCGCGGCGACGACGGCGCTCTACCTGGCGGACCAGGAGCCCGAGGCTGTGCCGGGGCTGTTCATGTTCGAGCCGGAGTTCTACCTGTCCGAGCAGGAGGCGAGCGCGGTGGGGGAGGGGGCCGTGACGGAGGCGCCCCAGGGGCGGCTCAAGCGGATGACATCGAAGCTGTTCTCGTACTGGGGATGGATGCGGATGCTGACGCGCGAGAACGAGTACGCGCGCCTGTTCAAGTACGTGCCGTTCCCGCGTCAGAAGTTGTTGGACCTGTTGATGGACTGGGATTCGTTGCCGGCGGTGGCGAACGTGCCGCTGGTGCGAGCGTGGCAGCGCGTGGTGCGGCGCGGGCAGCCGGTGTTGGTGATGACGGCGGAGGGCAAGCTGCGCGACGTGTTCTTCGACCGCATCCACCGCTCGTCGCTGGCGGACCTGCCGCATCCGAATCTGTCGCGCGTCCGGCTGCAGGGCACCAATCACATCTTCACGACGGGCGGCGCCATCGAGGCGTGTGTGGCGGAGCTGGCCCGGTGGGCCAGTGTGAGCTTCCCCGAGTCCACCGCGGCTCCCGACGGCGCGCGGCCGGGACTGGAGCGCGTGGCGGGTTGA